Proteins encoded in a region of the Vicia villosa cultivar HV-30 ecotype Madison, WI linkage group LG5, Vvil1.0, whole genome shotgun sequence genome:
- the LOC131605522 gene encoding uncharacterized protein LOC131605522: MPQGDKRKLFAQHQEGARKDIERAFGVLQSRFAIIRNPARSWHLDTLQCIMNTCIILHNMIVEDERATYGGNFDFSYDHLSNDPTILPNDSNIDFQEFLHRRFDVRDKQIHRRLQQDLIEHIWQHFGNENDNN, from the coding sequence ATGCCACAAGGTGATAAGAGAAAATTGTTTGCCCAACATCAAGAAGGGGCAAGAAAGGATATTGAACGAGCATTTGGAGTTCTTCAATCTCGATTTGCGATCATACGTAATCCAGCACGATCTTGGCACTTAGACACACTCCAATGCATAATGAATACATGCATCATATTACACAACatgattgttgaagatgaacgTGCCACATATGGTggaaattttgatttttcttaCGATCATTTGAGCAATGACCCAACAATATTGCCGAATGACTCTAATATTGATTTTCAAGAGTTTCTACATAGAAGATTTGATGTTCGTGACAAACAAATTCATCGGCGTCTTCAACAAGACTTGATAGAACACATATGGCAACATTTTGGTAATGAGAATGACaataattaa
- the LOC131607447 gene encoding uncharacterized protein LOC131607447, with product MDSESVQISSLSSHSRRRRIQCYCGFDSPLSTSWTSQNPGRRFYGCGLYKLHGKKGCSFFDWYDEQIPDRSQEVINSLLKKVNELKKKDGLIKKSDDDLKKKIKLLIVLLILSWVLIIMLLTKSFA from the exons ATGGATTCTGAATCTGTGCAAATTTCAAGTTTGTCTTCTCATTCTAGGAGGAGAAGGATTCAATGCTATTGTggatttgattctccactttcaacaTCATGGACATCTCAAAATCCAGGTCGGAGGTTCTATGGCTGTGGGTTATATAAG TTACATGGAAAGAAAGGGTGTTCCTTTTTTGATTGGTATGATGAGCAGATACCGGACCGCTCACAAGAAGTGATTAACTCTCTATTGAAGAAGGTtaatgagttgaagaagaaggaTGGTTTAATAAAGAAGAGTGATGATGACCTAAAgaagaagatcaagttgttgatTGTTTTGCTGATTCTGTCCTGGGTTTTGATCATTATGTTGCTGACAAAATCATTTGCTTGA